A segment of the Synechococcus sp. MEDNS5 genome:
ACACAGCAAGCCGAGGCAGAGGCAATCCACGGGTGGTGTTGATCACGGGACCACGGATCTTGACATCTTTAATGCAGCGCAACGATGCGTCGATGGAGCGGTCCAGTCAGCACTGCCTCGCGTCCACCCTCCTGGCGATGCGCCAGTTCCAGGGTCCAGGCCTCCGGTAAAGCCAGACTGAGGCGTTCCGGCCACTCCACCACGAGGAGCGCACCAAGGCCCCGGGCTTCCTCCTCCTCCTGCAGAAACAGATCGTCGGCCGCGCTGGCAAGCTCCAGCCGGTAGAGATCGAGATGCACCAGGGGTGGCTGCCCCTGGGGGTAATGCTGCGACAACGCAAAGGTGGGGCTGGTGATGGGTTCCTCAATGCCGAGGGCCAAGGCAATGCCCTGCACCAACGAGGTTTTGCCGGCACCGAGCTCACCCTTCAACAGCAGCAGAGCGGGACGCGCGTCCGCACCTGCCAGCCACCGCCCGAGGGCGTGTGTCGCCTCGAGATCCTTCAAGGTCCAGGTCCGATCGGTAGATTGCGCCACACGCGAGCCCGAAGCCTCGGAGACTCCGCAGAGATTCCCGTTCACATTCTCCCCTGGAAGCGTTTCAACATGGTGGCAACACCCTCGGCAACGACCGGCCTGCAGGTCGCACAGGATTACGTCATCGCGGACATCAATCAGGCGGAGTTCGGCCGGAAAGAGCTGGACATCGCCGAGACCGAGATGCCCGGCCTGATGGCGCTGCGTGAGAAGTACGGCAGTGAGAAACCCCTGAAGGGGGCCCGTATCGCCGGCTCCCTGCACATGACCATTCAGACCGCCTGTCTGATCGAGACCCTGGTGGAGCTCGGTGCTGAGGTGCGCTGGGCCTCCTGCAACATCTTCTCCACCCAGGATCATGCTGCAGCCGCCATGGCTGCCCGTGATATTCCTGTGTTCGCCGTCAAGGGCGAGACTCTGGAGGAGTACTGGGAGTACACCCACCGCATCCTCGAGTGGAGCGACGGTGGCTCCCCCAACATGATCCTGGACGATGGCGGCGATGCCACCGGTCTGGTGATGCTGGGCAGCAAGGCCGAGCAGGACATCACCGTGCTCGATAACCCTGGCAACGAGGAAGAAACGTTCCTGTTCGCCTCGATCAAGAAGAAGCTGGCCCAAGACCCCAGCTTCTACAGCCGCACCAAGGCTCAGATTCAGGGCGTGACCGAGGAGACCACCACAGGTGTGGCCCGTCTTTACAAGATGCAGAAGAGCGGCGAGCTGCCCTTCCCCGCCATCAATGTGAACGACTCGGTCACCAAGAGCAAGTTCGACAATCTCTACGGCTGCCGCGAGTCGCTGGTGGACAGCATCAAGCGCGCCACCGATGTGATGGTGGCCGGTAAGCAGGCTCTGGTGATGGGCTACGGCGATGTGGGCAAGGGCTCAGCCCAGTCCCTGCGCGGCCTCGGCGCCACCGTGTGCATCGCCGAAGTGGATCCGATCTGTGCCCTGCAGGCGGCCATGGAGGGCTATCGCGTGGTCCGTCTGGAAGATGTGGTGGAGGAGATGGACATCTTCGTGACCGCCACGGGCAACTACCAGGTGATCCGCAACGAGCACCTCAAAAAGATGAAGGACGAGGCCATCGTCTGCAACATCGGCCATTTCGACAACGAGATCGATGTTGCGTCCCTCAAGGAGTACGAGTGGGAGAACATCAAGCCCCAGGTGGACCACATCACCCTGCCAAGCGGCAACCGGATCATCCTGTTGGCCGAAGGCCGTCTGGTGAATCTCGGCTGTGCCACCGGTCACCCCAGCTTCGTGATGAGCAACTCCTTCACCAACCAGGTGCTGGCTCAGATCGAGCTGTTCACCAAAGGCAACGAGTACGGCAAGGAGGTGTATGTGCTGCCTAAGCACCTCGATGAGATGGTGGCCCGGCTGCACCTCAATCGCATCGGCGCCAAGCTCACCGAGCTGAGCAAGGATCAGGCTGATTACATCAACGTTCCTGTGGAGGGTCCCTTCAAGCCCGACCACTACCGCTACTGATCCTTCTGATCAGCAACCAACGTGCCCCGTGGAAGACTTGCGCGAACGTGCGCAGGCTCCATGGGGCTTTCTGAATTCGTCACCCAGCTGCCGGAATGGATCGGTCAGGCCGTTGCAGCCAATCCATGGGCTGGGTATGGGGCGATCTTTGCGGCCATGTTCCTCGAGAACCTCTTTCCGCCCATTCCCTCCGAATTGATCATGCCCCTCGGGGGGTTCTATGTGCAGCAGGGCCAGCTGCAGTTCATTCCCGTGGTGCTTGCCGGTCTGCTGGGCACCGTGATCGGTGCACTGCCTTGGTATGGCATCGGCAGGCTGATTAATGAGGAGCGCATCGAGCAATGGCTCGGGCGCCATGGCCGCTGGATCGGCATCAGCCCGGAAGAACTGGCGCGCAGCCGCCGCTGGTTCAGCCGTTACGGAACGGCGCTCGTGTTCTGGGGACGCCTGGTTCCAGGCATCCGCACCCTGATTTCCGTTCCGGCAGGGATTGAACTGATGCCGCTCACGCCCTTCCTGATCTGGACCACGGCCGGCAGTCTGATCTGGACCTTGCTGCTCACCATTGCCGGCATGGTGCTGGGCGAGGGCTACAGCAATGTGGAGCTCTGGATCGAGCCGGTCAGCAAGGTGATCAAGGTTCTGCTGGTGATCGCGGTGATCGCCGGCGGTATCTGGCTTGGCCTCAGGGTTTGGCGGCGCCGCAACGCCGCCGATTGAACCGAGTCTCAGAAAGGAACGTCCTCGTCGCTGGCGCTGCCGCCACCCGCGAAGGCTCCAGCGGCTGCTTCGCTGTCTCGCTTGGATCCAAGCAGCTCAAGCCGATCGACGCGAACCACGGGTTTGCTGCGCTCCTCGCCGCTGTTGCGATCGGTCCAGCGGTCGAGTTTGAAGCTGCCGATGATCCCAAGGAGGGACCCTTTTTTCACGTAGTCGGCGGCCACCTGGGCCTGCTTGCCCCAGATCTCCAGATTGAACCAATCGGGCTCATCGTCGCGGCTGCGGCGATTCACGGCGATGGTGAGGTTGGCGACCATGCTGCCCGATTCGAAATAACGGACTTCAGGGTCGCGGCCGGCACGGCCGACCAGGGTCACGGAATTGACTCCCATTGAATTTCTCCTGTTAGTTGGGTCAATGATGCGCCACGGATGTCAGAACTGACGGTTGTCGTGGCTGCCTTCAAGGAGTTCCACCCTCATCAGCGGATGTAACAGATGGGCTTGAAAACTGCCTCTATGATTCGCCGAACCAAGTCTCTGCCAGTGCTCTTCCGTCGCTTCCAACTCTCCCGCGACATCGGCATCGACCTCGGCACAGCCAACACCCTGATCTACGTCTCAGGCAAGGGCATCGTGTTGCAGGAACCTTCCGTGGTGGCGCTCGATCTCGAACGGGGTGTCACCCTCGCTGTGGGCGATGAGGCCAAGCTGATGCTCGGGCGCACTCCAGGCAATATCCGGGCTGTGCGCCCGCTTCGGGACGGCGTGATCGCCGACTTCGACGCCGCTGAGCAGATGCTCAAAACCTTCATTCAGAAGGGCAATGAGGGGCGCGGCATCGTGGCCCCCCGGCTGGTGGTCGGCATTCCCAGTGGTGTGACCGGGGTGGAGCGCCGCGCCGTTCGCGAGGCGGGTCTCGCTGGTGCCCGAGAAGTGCATCTGATCGATGAGCCGGTGGCGGCGGCGATCGGAGCCGGCCTGCCGGTCACCGAGCCCGTCGGCACCATGATTGTGGATATCGGCGGTGGTACCACCGAGGTGGCCGTTCTCAGCCTGGGCGGCACCGTGCTGAGCGAGTCGGTGCGGGTGGCCGGCGATGAAATCAGCGATGCCATCGGTGTTTATCTGAAGAAGGTGCACAACCTGGTGGTGGGTGAACGCACCGCTGAAGACATCAAGATTCGGATCGGTTCGGCCTTCCCCGACAACGAGTTCGATCAGACCGTGATGGATGTGCGCGGCCTGCACCTGCTCTCCGGTCTTCCGCGCACCATTCAGTTGCAAGCTGGTGATCTGCGCGAAGCCATTGCCGAGCCTCTGAATGTGATCGTGGAAGCGGTCAAACGCACGCTTGAGCGCACTCCTCCTGAGCTCGCCGCCGACATCGTGGATCGCGGCATCATGCTGGCCGGGGGTGGGGCACTGGTGCGCGGCATCAGTGACCTGATCAGCCATGAAACCGGCATCTTCACCCACATCGCCGAAGAACCCCTGCTCTGCGTGGTGAAGGGGTGCGGGCAGGTGCTTGAGGATTACAAGCGTCTGCAGCGCGTGCTGGATACCCCTGAATTCGTGCGCGCCGCTGCTCCCGTCTGATCGTCATGGGGTTGTCCCAGTGGCCCCAGGGGTCCCGACTGCGCTCCTTTCAGCGGCTGTGGCCCTGGTTCATCCTCCTGGTGGTTCTCGGGTTGGTGCGGCTGAGCAAGGGTGCCGGGTTCGTGGATGCCTTTGCCCTTCTCAGTCGGCCCTTCTGGCCGGGGTCCGCGCAGCGGGAGTGGATTCAGTCTGCCGCTCGCCAGAACGACGCGTCCCGGCTGGAGTTGCTGGAGCAGGACAACGCGCGGCTGCGCGGCCTGCTGGAGCTCGATCAGTTATCCACAGGCGATCGGGTGCAGGCGGCCGTGATTTCGCGCACGCCATCGGGCTGGTGGCAGCAGTTGGAGCTCGGCAAGGGATCCTTTGATGGCATTGCTAAGGATGATGCGGTGATTGGCCCTGGTGGGTTGATCGGCCGTGTTCAGAGTGTGACGCCGGCCACCAGCCGGGTGCGTTTGCTGACGGCACCGGGGAGCCGTATCGGCGTCTGGCTGCCAAGAACCCGTCAGCACGGCCTGCTGGCAGGTCTGGGCACTGCTCGGCCCCAGCTTCAGTTTCTGGACAAAGACGTGCAGGTGCGGCCCGGTGATCTGGTGAGCACTTCCCCGGCCAGCACCCTGCTTCCCCCCAACCTGCCGGTGGCGGTGGTGCAGTCCGTCAATCTCCGCGGCGTTCCCGCGCCCACCGCCCTTGTGCAGTTGATTGCGCCGCCCGATGCCATCGACTGGGTGCAGGTGCAGGTGCAGGTGCAGGTTCGCTGACCCATGGCTCGCTTGCACCGTCAACCGATTTGCGTGGCGTCCGCTCTCCTAGTCCCATTGCTCCAGCTGGTGGCTCCCTCCTGGTTGGCGCTGGATGGGGTGGGGCCCAGCTGGGCGATGCTCTGGTTGCTGCCCTGGGCACTTGTGGATGGCCCGGTGTCCGGGGGGATTGCCGGCGCGGCGCTCGGCCTGGTGCTCGATGGCCTCAGCCTGGGTGATGTCAGCCAGGTGCCTGCGCTTGTGCTGATGGGATGGTGGTGGGGCCGAATCGGCCGTCGTGGGCCCCCGATCCAGCGCAGTTTCAACATCGGTTTGTTGGCTTTGATCGGCACCGTGGTGCAGGGGCTGAGCCTCTGGTTGCAGCTGCTCGTGCTGGGATCGTCTGACGCCTTGCTTCAGGCCTGGGCCCTGCACACCACCCTGGCCCAAGCCCTGATCACTGGACTGTTGGCGCCGATGGTCGGATCCTGGCAACTGCTCCTTTGGCGACGCCGCGCACCTGCATGACCTTCAAGCAACAACGGCGGACGCGGCAATGGCTGGTGGGGCTGGCTCTCGCAGGGGTGGCGACGCTCGGCTGGGGATGCGGCCGGCCGCCGGTGCCGGAGGGAACGTTGCAGCTCTGGACCCTGCAGCTGGCGCCCAAATTCAATCCGTACATGGCCTCCGTGATCAAGGCCTGGGAGAAGCGCCACCCCGAAGTACCGGTGCGTTGGACCGATCTGCCCTGGGGATCGGTGGAACGCAAGCTGCTGGCCGCGGTGTTCGCGCGCACGGCACCGGATGTGGTGAATCTGAATCCCCCCTTTGCCGCCAACCTGGCCAGCAAGGGAGGGCTCACGGATCTCATGCCGCTTTTACCCGAGGGTGCGGCGGATCGCTACCTGCCGTCCGTCTGGACTGCGGCACGGGATCCAGAGGCCGGGCAAATCGCGATCCCCTGGTATCTCACAGTGCGTCTGAGCCTGGTGAACCGCGACCTGCTGCGTGAGGCCGGTCTGGAGCAAGCTCCTCAGCGTTGGGAGGACGTTCCCGCCTATGCCCGAGCGATCCGGGAACGTACCGGGCGCTACGGGTTGTTCGTGACCGTGGTGCCGGATGACTCCGCTGAGCTGTTGGAGTCGATGGTGCAGATGGGTGTGACCCTGCTCGATGACCGCCAGCGGGCGGCCTTCAACACCCCGGCTGGCCGCAAGGCTTTTGCCTTCTGGACGGATCTCTACCGGGAGGGGCTGCTCCCGAGAGAGGTCGTGAGCCAAGGGCAGCGACGGGCGATCGAGCTGTATCAAAGCGGGGAGCTGGCGCTGCTGGCCAGTGGTGCTGAGTTCCTGCGCAGCATCCAGACCAATGCCCCCGGGGTGGCGGCGGTCACCCTGCCCCAACCGCCGCTGACCGGTGCCGACGGAACGGCCAATGTGGCGCTGATGACCCTGGCGGTACCGCGCCAGAGCGACCAGGCCCAGGAGGCTGTGGAGCTGGCCCTGTTTCTCACCAATGGCCCCAACCAGGCCCGTTTCGCTCGCGAGGCACGGGTGTTGCCCTCATCACGCCAGGCCCTCGCGCAGGTGCGGGCTGAGCTGGAAGCCGAGCAACCGGCCAGCGAAGAGGAGGCTCAGATCCGTGAGGCCCGTCTGCTGTCGGCCGACACCCTCAAGCGCGCGCGGGTGCTGGTGCCGGCCACGCCTGGCGTGAAACGGCTGCAGAGCATTGTTTACACCCAGCTGCAGCGCTCAATGCTCGGTCAGATCAGCAGCGATCAGGCTCTGCTGGAAGCGGAGCAGCAATGGAATCGATACGCCAGCTCCCGCTGGCCTTAAGCAGTTATCGCGAGATTCTTAAAAGAAGCCAAAGGCTCTATTTAGAAAAGTGGTTCGGCCTCATTCCGTTCAGGTTGAACGGTAGGGTTGCAACTCTTCATTATTTGGTTGATGTCCGGCGGGCCATCCCAGCTTGAAAATGGGCAGGGTCCCTTCGACAGCGGATCAGCGAAAGCGACTTTGTTGGTGGTGGACGACGAGCCAGCAGTGCGACGCGTGTTGGTGATGCGTCTGCAGCTCGCCGGCTATCGGGTGGTGTGCGCTGAAGACGGCGAGGAAGCACTCGAGGTGTTCAACAGAGAGTCTCCGGATTTGGTGGTGCTCGATGTGATGCTGCCGAAACTGGATGGATTTGCGGTGTGCCGGCGTCTGCGGGCCGAATCCTGTGTGCCGATCATCTTCCTTTCGGCTTTGGAAGCCATCTCCGAACGGGTGGCGGGTTTGGATCTCGGCGCTGATGACTATTTGCCCAAGCCCTTCAGCCCTAAGGAGCTGGAAGCGCGCATCTCCACCATCCTGCGTCGGGTGGGGCGCGGCTCGGCCAATGCCGAGCCGCGGGAACTGCCTACGGGTCAAGGCGTGGTGAGGGTCGGTGAACTGGTGGTGGACACCAATCGCCGGCAGGTGACGCGCGGCAGCGAGCGCATCGCCCTCACCTACACCGAATTCAGCCTTCTGGAATTGCTCTTCCGTGAACCTGGACGCGTGGTTCCCCGCGCCGAGATTCTTGAGCAACTCTGGGGGTATCCACCCCGTCGCGCGGCTGATTTGCGCGTGGTTGATGTGTATGTCGCTCGTCTGCGCGGCAAGCTTGAGCCCGATCCCCGCAACCCCGAATTGATTCTCACCGTGCGCGGGATCGGTTATTCCTCTCAGCGAATGGGTGACAACGCACCGGTGGCCGCGGCGGGCTGATCTGTCCCAACGGGTCCGTCGACCGGCAGGATGGCGCCGATTGCAATCCGCCCTGTGTCTGATCTGCGTGAGACCCGCCTCGAGAAGGTGTCTGCCCTGCGCGACCAGGGCCGGGAGCCCTACGCCCTCACCTTTGACCCCACCGACCGGATGGCTCGGCTGCAGAGCGACCATGCCGATCTGCCCAAGGGAGAGGAGCGGGATTGTGCGGTGGCCGTTGCCGGCCGGGTGATGACCCGGCGGGTGATGGGCAAGCTTGCTTTCTTCACCCTGGCCGACGAAACCGGCACGATCCAGCTGTTTCTGGAGAAGGCGGCGCTCGGCGATGCGTTCGCTCAGATCACGTCTCTTGTCGACGCCGGCGATCTGATCGGCGTGCGTGGCACGTTGCGCCGCACCGACCGGGGGGAGCTGTCGGTGAAAGTGGCGGAGTGGACCATGCTCACCAAGTCGCTGCAGCCTCTGCCGGACAAGTGGCATGGTTTGGCGGACGTGGAGAAGCGTTACCGCCAGCGCTATCTCGATCTGATCGTGACGCCCCAGTCGCGCGAGACCTTCCGCCGCCGGGCGCTGACCGTGAGCGCGATCCGGCGCTGGCTCGACGAGCGCGAGTTCCTGGAGATTGAAACGCCTGTGCTGCAGTCGGAGGCGGGTGGAGCCGATGCGCGCCCGTTCATCACCCACCACAACACCCTGGATCTGCCGCTTTACCTGCGCATCGCCACCGAGTTGCATCTCAAACGCTTGGTGGTGGGCGGTTTTGAGCGGGTGTACGAGCTGGGTCGCATCTTCCGCAATGAAGGGGTGAGCACCCGCCATAACCCCGAGTTCACGTCGGTAGAGGTGTATCAGGCTTATACCGATTATCTGGGGATGATCGAACTCACCGAGTCGATGATCGCGTCGGTTTGTCAGCAGGTGTGTGGTGGTACGCGGCTCACATATCAAGGCTCAGAGATCGATCTCACCCCGCCCTGGCGCCGGGCGACGATGCATGAGCTGGTGGAGGAGGCCACCGGCCTGGACTTCTCGGCCTTCAAGGATCGGGCGGCGGCGGCTGAGGCCATGGCGGCCAAGGGGCTCCCGGTTCCAGACAATGCCGATTCAGTGGGCCGTCTGCTCAATGAAGCCTTTGAGCATGCCGTGGAAGCCAACCTGATTCAGCCCACCTTCGTGCTCGACTATCCCGAGGAGATCTCACCTCTCGCTCGCAAACACCGCAGCAAGCCCGGCCTGGTGGAGCGCTTCGAGCTGTTCATCGTTGGACGGGAGACGGCCAATGCCTTCAGCGAGTTGATTGATCCGGTCGACCAGCGCGGGCGCCTGGAGGCTCAGCAGGCCCGCCGGGCCGCCGGCGATGATGAAGCGCAGGGGGTGGATGAGGACTTTCTGCAGGCGCTTGAAGTGGGCATGCCCCCCACAGGAGGCCTGGGCATCGGCATCGACCGCCTGGTGATGCTGCTCACCGACAGTCCTTCCATCCGTGATGTGATCGCCTTCCCGCTGCTGCGTCCGGAGGGGTGAGTGACAAGCTGGACCACCCGGTCGGCGCTTGGGCACCCTCGGGGTGGATAATGGTCCACAGTGGCATGGTCCCTTTCCCATGAGTGGTGAGCGCGTAGGTTTCCGCTTCAAGCACGCCGATGCGGTGGTCAAGCGCAATCCCCAGGGCCGTTCCCGCCGCGGCTGGGTAATGGAGCCTGTGGAACAGACCACCAGCCGGGGCACCAAGATGCCCGCCTACCGGATTCGCTGGCGCGACAGTGAGCGCCCAGAGATCGTGCTGCAGCACATGCTGATCGCCGATCCCGATCCCACGCCTCCGCCGGAGAACGTGAGCCTGGAGCCCCCCGCGCCCAAGGCTTGATCAAGTTGGCAGCCTGATCAAGGTGGCGATCAGTCGAGTCCTTGGCGGCGCCGGAGCTCTTCCAGTTCCTGTCTTGCTTCGAAGAGGGCCCAGTCTTCATCCAGGCTTCGCCCTTTCGATGGGTTTGAGGCCTGTCGGCGTAGATCGCTGATCTGCCGATCCAGGCCTTGAAACTCGCGGCCGAGCGTCTCCAGTTCACTCCAGAGATCCCGGCCCTGCTCCATCAACGTCTGCACGTGGCCTTCAGCGCGTATCGCTAGTTTCTGCGCCCCAGCAGCACGAGCCTTGCGGCTGCGCTCACCCCAGGCTTGAACCTGTTCCGCCAGGGATAAGAGCTGCCGGCGCAGGTCCTTGGCCTGACTCTGCATCTGATCCCGGCGACGGTTCAGGTCACGCTGGCGGTCCTGCAGATGCTGTTCGCGCAGCAAGCGATCCTGATCCGGGTTGGCCTTGAGAAAGGCATTGAGCCGATCCTCCAGGTTGCGTTCCAGTTGATCCAGCCAGGTCGGAGCCATTAGTCCACAGCTTCTTGGACGATCGCATCCGGAGCCCGGGTGATCAGGGGCGCTTCAATCTCTTCCTGCAGGGGGGTGATCGCCCCATCCCGCGAGCGCAGCAGCAGCTGGGTGAGTCGGGCCACCGACCCGTCCCCGAGCTCCAGCTCGCTGAGCTTCTCGAAGGCTTGCCGGTACACCGTCTCCAGCTCCTCAATCAGCGATTCCCGCTGCAGTCGCACCGTGCGCCGTTGCTCTTCTCGACCCATGGCGGTGCCTCGCTCCACTGCTGGTCTCAGTCTGCCGCGTCCAGCCAGTGCAGGGAGAGATCGTCCGCCGGGTCGTGCCAGCGCTGCCTCCAACACCAGCCCGCTTCCGCGGCCAGGGCGCGGGCCATGGCCGGTGTGTATTTCACGCTGTATTCAGTCACCAGCGGTTGCTCGGCAGCGAAACGCCAGCACTCACCGGCGATCGACACCGACTGAGGCTTCCGGCTCACCAGGGCCATACGCACTCTGTGCTCGGCGGCCTGCCAAAGCGCCTCATAGCGGAAACGCTCGGGGTCGAATGTGCCCCCTAGCTCCGTGTTCAACCGATGCAGCAGGTTGCGAGCGAAGGCGGCGGACACGCCGGCGGCATCGTCGTAGGCCGCCTCGAGCCGTTCGGGTGTCTTGGGTTGATCGAGGCCCAGGAGCAGGGGCCCGCCATCGAGCAGCTGGCGGAAGCGCCGCAGCAGCGCAACAGCCTCCAAGCGTGTGAAGTTTCCCAGGGAGCTTCCCGGGAAAAAGCCGATTCGGCGCTGGCCCTGCAGCAGAGGATGCTTCGGAAGGGCTTTCAGTTCGCTGTGATCGCAACAGATGCCCAGCATGGGCACGCCCGGGTAGCGCGTTTGCAGTGCGGCTGTGGCCTGGCGGAGATGGTCGGCGCTGATGTCGAGGGCGACGTAGGCGGAGGGTTGGAGGGCGTTGAGCAGGGGGCCGACCTTGCGGGCACTGCCAGCGCCGAACTCCACGATCACCCCGTCTCCCAGGGCCGTGGCGATTTCTGCAGCCGAACGCTCCAGCAGCCCAATCTCCGTGCGCGTGAGGCTGTACTCGGGCTGGTCGCAGATCTGATCAAATAGCCGTGACCCCTCCGCGTCGTAGAGGAACCAGGCGGGGAGCTGGCGTGGATCCTGCTGCAGGCCCTGACGCACAAGCCGGAGCATGTCCGCTGCCGGCGGATGCAGATCGATCAGCTCCGGTTTCGAAGGCGTGAGCGTGGTCATCGGGCCAGGCGCAGGCCTGCCGCCATCCAGCGACTGGCCGGGGGAAAGAAGTTGCGATAAGTGTCGCGGGAATGGCCCCTGGGTGTGAGCTGACTGCTGCCCCGCAGCACGAATTGGGAGGTCATGAACTTGCCGTTGTATTCGCCCACGGCACCGCTGGCCGCCTGGAATCCCGGGTAAGGGCGGTAAGGGCTCGATGTCCACTGCCAGAGCTCGCCGTGGCTTTGCTTGAGCTGCTCGCCCAGGGTGCGGCTGGCCAGTTCCCATTCCGCCTCGCTGGGCAGACGAGCCCCGGCCCAGCGGGCGTAGGCATCCGCTTCAAACCAACTGAGGTGGCGCACCGGCCTGTACTCCGCCAGGGGGCAGCGTCCTCCAAGGGTGAACTCCCAGCGCCAGGATCCTTCGCCGGCGGCATCCCCACGCCAGTAGCGGGGTGCCCGCCAGCCACGTTGGCAGCATTCCGCCCAGCCTTCGCTCATCCAGAGCTCGGGGCGCTCATAGCCACCCGCGTGGATGAACTGCAGATAGTCGCCATTGGTCACAAGGCGATCGGCGATCTCGAACGGTTCCAGCCACACCCGGTGCCGGGGGGTTTCGTTGTCGAAGTGAAAGCTGGATCCCCCATGCCCCACCTCCACCAGGCCGCCTGCGCAGGCCAGCCAGCTGGGGTGCTCGCCATCGCTGACGTTGGATGCGGGCTCCTGCCAGTCCGCTCGGTAGGCCGGTTCGAGCGGTTGGCGGCTGAAGCCGTCGAGTAGATCCATCAGCATCAGCTCCTGATGCTGCTGCTCGTGCTGCAGTCCCAGTTCCACCAGGTGGAGCCAGGGCGCGTCGTCGCTGCTCTCCAGCAGGCGCTCGAGGGCCTCGTTCACCCGGGTTCGCCACTGGCTCACCTCCCGCA
Coding sequences within it:
- a CDS encoding hercynine metabolism small protein, with amino-acid sequence MGREEQRRTVRLQRESLIEELETVYRQAFEKLSELELGDGSVARLTQLLLRSRDGAITPLQEEIEAPLITRAPDAIVQEAVD
- a CDS encoding hercynine metabolism protein, whose product is MAPTWLDQLERNLEDRLNAFLKANPDQDRLLREQHLQDRQRDLNRRRDQMQSQAKDLRRQLLSLAEQVQAWGERSRKARAAGAQKLAIRAEGHVQTLMEQGRDLWSELETLGREFQGLDRQISDLRRQASNPSKGRSLDEDWALFEARQELEELRRRQGLD
- the egtB gene encoding ergothioneine biosynthesis protein EgtB, which gives rise to MASGTLLNRLMAVRHASEVLIEPLDTEDLNLQGMADASPPKWHLAHTTWFFETFVLRPHQPSYEPADARWSYLFNSYYEAVGPRQPRPQRGLLSRPPMREVSQWRTRVNEALERLLESSDDAPWLHLVELGLQHEQQHQELMLMDLLDGFSRQPLEPAYRADWQEPASNVSDGEHPSWLACAGGLVEVGHGGSSFHFDNETPRHRVWLEPFEIADRLVTNGDYLQFIHAGGYERPELWMSEGWAECCQRGWRAPRYWRGDAAGEGSWRWEFTLGGRCPLAEYRPVRHLSWFEADAYARWAGARLPSEAEWELASRTLGEQLKQSHGELWQWTSSPYRPYPGFQAASGAVGEYNGKFMTSQFVLRGSSQLTPRGHSRDTYRNFFPPASRWMAAGLRLAR
- the egtD gene encoding L-histidine N(alpha)-methyltransferase; the encoded protein is MTTLTPSKPELIDLHPPAADMLRLVRQGLQQDPRQLPAWFLYDAEGSRLFDQICDQPEYSLTRTEIGLLERSAAEIATALGDGVIVEFGAGSARKVGPLLNALQPSAYVALDISADHLRQATAALQTRYPGVPMLGICCDHSELKALPKHPLLQGQRRIGFFPGSSLGNFTRLEAVALLRRFRQLLDGGPLLLGLDQPKTPERLEAAYDDAAGVSAAFARNLLHRLNTELGGTFDPERFRYEALWQAAEHRVRMALVSRKPQSVSIAGECWRFAAEQPLVTEYSVKYTPAMARALAAEAGWCWRQRWHDPADDLSLHWLDAAD